One window of the Perca flavescens isolate YP-PL-M2 chromosome 16, PFLA_1.0, whole genome shotgun sequence genome contains the following:
- the rbp4l gene encoding retinol binding protein 4, like — translation MGSSKVALLLVLLSCVERCLSASCVVDSFTVKGDFDPKRYAGKWYALQKKDPEGLFLQDNISAEYTIDDDGSMTASSKGRVTLFGFWVVCADMAAQYSVPDQANPGKMFMNYQGLASYLSSGGDNYWVIDTDYDNYALTYACRTLKEDGSCDDGYAIVFSRNPRGLPPAIQRIIRQKQEHICMAGEFQPVLQSGAC, via the exons ATGGGATCCTCTAAGGTGGccctgctgctggtcttgctgTCCTGTGTAGAgcgctgtctgtctgcctcctgTGTCGTTGACAGCTTCACAGTCAAAGGGGACTTTGACCCCAAGAGG TATGCAGGGAAGTGGTACGCACTGCAGAAAAAAGACCCAGAGGGCCTGTTCCTGCAGGACAACATCTCCGCTGAGTACACCATTGATGATGACGGCTCCATGACTGCCTCCTCCAAGGGCCGTGTCACTCTGTTTGG CTTCTGGGTTGTGTGTGCTGACATGGCTGCCCAGTACTCTGTCCCCGACCAGGCCAACCCCGGCAAGATGTTCATGAACTACCAGGGACTTGCCAGCTACCTGTCCAGTGGAG GTGACAACTACTGGGTCATCGACACCGACTACGACAACTACGCACTCACCTATGCCTGCCGCACCCTGAAGGAAGATGGCAGCTGCGATGACGGCTACGCCATTGTCTTCTCCAGGAACCCCCGTGGCCTGCCCCCCGCCATCCAGCGCATCATTCGTCAGAAACAGGAGCACATCTGCATGGCCGGAGAGTTTCAGCCTGTCCTGCAGTCTGGAGCCTgctaa